A region from the Malus domestica chromosome 07, GDT2T_hap1 genome encodes:
- the LOC139197339 gene encoding uncharacterized protein produces the protein MAAVPPSSFKANSSSSAAVDPKLGLLKQIRSHEVAIAELGALSSSRGVYQKNGNLFFRTTIEKASASEQKQIDLAKARLGSLNSS, from the exons ATGGCAGCCGTTCCGCCGTCGTCGTTTAAGGCAAATTCGAGCTCTTCCGCGGCAGTGGACCCCAAACTCGGTCTCTTGAAGCAGATACGGAGCCACGAGGTCGCAATTGCAGAGCTCGGTGCTCTTTCATCTTCCCGg GGTGTCTATCAGAAGAATGGCAACTTGTTTTTTCGTACAACAATCGAGAAAGCATCGGCATCTGAACAAA AACAAATTGATTTGGCTAAAGCAAGACTAGGAAGTCTGAATTCTTCTTGA